In Rhipicephalus microplus isolate Deutch F79 unplaced genomic scaffold, USDA_Rmic scaffold_18, whole genome shotgun sequence, the genomic stretch ACAACGCGACGGACGCAGCCATTGCTGTGCATGTGCTTCCGCATCCCCCTAGCGAGTGTGGCTGGAAACAGCCCAACGGGGAAAGTAGCGAGCTTATTGTTGTATATTATGACTTGTTTCATACACAACAATATCCATCATAACAAGAACAATGGTTTAAATATATTATGAGCACCGCTTTAGGCAACAACGTCCTTCTGTACAAGCCACTGGTATACCGAGGCTTCACACTTCACCGCAGTCGCCGCAGTGAAGTAAGGTTAGAGaacgcacttgccggcaagtTTACTTTGCAGTGAGCGACgctaaacttgctcgtgtgaaAGCGAGCAAATCACACTCACGGCTGAATGTACTcactcaaagtgcacttaagttgctaCGTGTCACAGGCGTACAAATAGCTACTGCCTGCCCGGCGCACACAAGGAATGCAGGTCATGTGTCGTCGAAGAAACTACAAAAGTGGTACAAATCTAAAAAAGCGAGACAATTACATTAGTCGTGGAGGCCACCAGCTAACGTGCTTCGGTCAGTGAGACGGTGCCGCTCCAGACTTTACACTCCGTATCCTACTCACCAGGCGTTTCATAATTATGAGGCGACAGTACGAAGCTAACTACGCGAAATTGGCAATAAAAGATGTTTCCCAGATTGTTACACAGATAAAGGTATGCGCTATGGCTTAAAAAAATATTTGCGCTGCATTCAATGCCGGTGTTGTGTGGCGAATGAAACGTTCGGGCGAATTGCCACGTGCGACAATGGAGGCTTTATTTTTCGTCGAAAGCTACAGTGGAAtatcgtttactgtattgaaatgCCACTGCTGTTGTCGCATAAAGGACATTGGATGTTCGAACACAGGAGCAGTGCGGTCACGAAGGATATCGGTAGGCACAGCTTGGAAGGAATTGAGgcaaagatctttttttttcaggcaaggCGGCTGGTATTTTTGCCGCAGCCACATGATGCACGCTACACCTAGCTCAATTACGTAATGTCCTGTGGGTGTGCGATGAACAAAACCAAAAGCGAATATTCCGACGCAACACAACGGCCTTCCAATAAAGGTTGTTTGTTGTTCAGCACCATTACGATGAAAGAAGTCTTATAAACCGCTTCAAAGGGCACTAACTTAGGACTCATTGTCACTTATACCTCACAGCAGTGGCCCGCTACTATTGCAGGTGCCAATGCAGCTGGCGATGTTAAAGCGGGTAGCCCCGAGTCTGCGACCTCTGAGGCGCTCCATCCCGGCGCATCTCCCTGGCGCCAGCTTCTGATGGTGCTGTGGAAGAATATCTACATAAAGCGCATGCAgcgccactacaccaccacgctGCTCGAGATTGTGCTGATGGTGGTGCTGCTGCTGGGCATCCAGGACGACGCCGTGGTTGTTGAACCACTAGTGCGCAGAGGCGACACCTACTTTCGGCCCATCAGCACCTATACCTACTGGAACACGCAGCCCGACATGGCACAGATCACCCAGGTGGGAACGTATACGTTAGTCTCCAGTACACTTCTACGGTGTATCTCGATTTCACAGAATATATTCGAGCACAGTGGTTGAGCAGTCGTAAGAATGACGAGGTGCTACAGATTATTTTTACGTAAAACACATGGGCACCGCCATTTTGGTTTGTTaaacgaggaggaggaggaagaggaggattgaaagaggaaggacacggaggttagccagttctcacgAAACGAGTGTTTCCTCCTTTTTGTATATTGCGGTGTGAATCGATAAGGGCAGGAATTGCACCAACCCATTACATATCATGGCGTAGATAGCAGCACCTTTTCCGATATAGTTCATTACTAGTACAGTATTGTGGAGAGTACCTAAGCCCTCCGTACTGAACGTGCTATCGCGTCTTAAATTGACTCTCACGTAGAACTGCTTCGGGCCTTACTCCCtccaagcacctccaccacagaAGCCGGCAGCACTGCAGAACGTTACAGCGTCCATAAAAGCACCTATCGCTGTTGCTTCAATATGCTTTGATATAAAGAAGGGAAGCTCTGCCAACGCGTAAAGTGTATCGCAACATTGCTTAGCTAAAAAAAACAAACCACAATGACTTGTTCTGACAGTATATACTAGAAAAATTAGTTGTTGAAGGCTCAATTCACCACACTGTAGTCACCACACTGACTGCTCTGTAGCAGTCATATAGTAAACTCGAAACACGGCACAATACAACAGATGGAGGTTACAAAGAAAATTCGAAAAGGAGAGATCAGGTCACCAGGTTTACATCAGAAGCAATGAAGTATCGGTATACACTATCGCGCAGTATTCGAAAGAAGCCTACTTAGTCCGAGCGACGACATGATGCAGAATGTTTTTTCTCTGAGTCTTACTTTTATTTAATAGTGTGATTATGTACCAAGAGCACGTATTCGAGCTTTGATAGGACAGCGCGTTACGAAACAAACAACGAGAAAATGAATGTACAGCAGAGGCACTCACATAGCTTTAATCATATAAACCCAGCTTCTGAGATGTCCTTCGTTTCATAACGCactgttttataaaacaaaattaACAACCAACTCGTCCTGATTACCATATAGTGCCCATCCGAGTTGATAAGACAGCAACTCGCATATGAAATGCTGGAAGAAACCAAGACTGTTAACGTTCTGATACGTTTAAGAAACACGTAATAGCCGCATTATGGTATAATTTTCCACACAATTGGACGATAATGAACTTGGTGATGTCACTAAAACAAGTTTTACTATACTTGGAAAGATGCTTGCACTTTGTTAAACCCCGTTTTTAAAAGCCTTCAGGCAGAACATCATGGCCACTGCTGAAATTGCCCGAGCTTCCTAGTAATTGATACTGTCATGATCAAAAACCGACCCAACGACAGAGGATATCGAAGTGTGGGGAACGAGCAGAAACCGCTGTTTTTTTGTGTTGAAGACGGTGTTCGAACCTCTTTTCTTTTGATCTTTCAAAGCAGACCTTGCCTTTTTCCACAGCGTAATGGTAATGTGCAATGATCTCACCCATGATGAGACGATATCCACAAAATATGAGAGTGCATTACTTTCTTTGCCTCCTCTTTTCTCATAATGCTGCCTTACAACTTTGCAATACCAAAACATAAGACTCTGCGCCACATTGTGGAGATAGAAATTTGTAGCCTCCATCATTTCGTGTTGATGAAGTTGCACGCAGCCGTTATTTTAACTCTTTCATCAGCATTAGAGCCACTTTACAGCCCACCGCAGAAACTCAGCTGTCAAAACTAACACAACATGAGCATGACATTCATTGGCTACACGTGACCTTTGGGCACGACGTAAGTATTCTTGATCCATGGCCTTGCACCACACAACCCTGCTTACAACCATGACTTTGCCGTTCGTTAAGGTACCATTGGAGGTGATGTGAGTTGAAGCTAACCAAATACCTTATTATCACTGATAATTAAATAATTGAGAATGACGCTATATATAACGCGAAAGTAAGAACGAGCGTTTATGATAATTTTTAGAGACAAGCATCGTCCTGTCCTGGTCTACTTGACTGTGGGGTGCGGCCCGTACAGGCCCCGCACTTTGCTATGTATATAGAAAGGCACGTCATTAATTGTTGAGGCATAAATACTCAATATTGTTCACCTAAATTATAATTGTTTGCATGTTCTGTACTCATTTGCACTTTGCTCACGGGCCTTCAGGTGTACTTCGCGCCCGTAGAGAACAGGTACCTTGCGAGATTAACGCATGATGCCATGGCGGATCTGCGGGTGGTCCACTTGACTGGCTTCGCGACCGAAAAGGAGCTCGTGGCAGCCATGCGCCTCCAAAACGGCACGCCTGTGCACACAGTGGCGCTGCTGTATACGGACGTGGCTCCAGGGGACCGAGACAGCGTGCCAGTCAGCCTGCACGTCAACTTTTTCGGAGGTCGGCTACCATTCGATGTGCGCGTAAGTACACGAGATGCCACGACGGATTCAAGCACGCGCATAACAGTAACGAAGTAATAGTAGGGAAGTGGGACGAAGCTTTGGACAGCAAGATCATGAAGAAACATCATTACTGCGATAGCTGTCTCAGATAACCTCCAACCGGTCTTCCGCCATCGTTGTCTATGCAATGTTCCGTAGAACGCACTGGCGTAACCAGCTCTAGTTGCCCCGTGCATGATTCACGATGTTAGTATCCAGTTAAAGCTGGGAAGAATACCAGTAGAGAGGCACCAGTCAAAACTGGGAGGTATGTGTTTGCCATGAAACTCTATTGGTTGCTAAGCATGAAGGGCGTCGCGTTGCCTCGCCATTTCACAGTCGATGGCGCCAAAGTGAAAGAACACCGACGTATTAAATATGCGTGAATGTCTATGACCACTGGGCGGATAAAATCATTCTGGAGTTTCTTACAGTGGCGTTCTccaaaatattttgagtgctgtaAATGTGCTGCTCGGTACAATCACCTCGACCAAGgcgcagaaaaaaaacgaaaagaaagagtGCGCACGTAGTAATTTATTTTTGATAATCACCAGAAAGCCTAAAGGCTAAATACACTGCGCCCCAGAGCTTTCCACTTGCTAAGTCCCCTCGGGCTTCGATTGCCAAATCAGCACTGAGTGTATTTTGAAGGCGGTCTTTTTGTGTGATGCTGCCGCCCTACTTCCGTACTCCAATATGACGTTGTATACAATGTTGGCGATTATTGCTCACTGATTTGTAGTTACCTCGAGCAAAATAAGTATTTATGAAGGTGTCTAGCAGGAACTGGCGTATACCGCGTGAGGGTCATTTTATTATTAGAAGGTTTATAGGTGTGCTTGAACTTCCGCAGGAACGGTAAGTTCAGATTGAAATTAAGCTAGCTATACCTAGAAGTTCTGAATGGGAACGTCTTTTGGTCGAAAGAGGAAACGGCAATTTTGAGACCATTTGAATTGGTGCAGTAAAGTCAGTTTGCATGCCCTAAAAAAGCAACTTCAGAAGGTTCACATCCAGCACACTATATTTCGCGATAACGATGCAAACGTAGCAATGTGAAATCTGTTTGATGTCAAGTCACATCTGTTTTATTACTTTCACTCAGCAACTGCACATCTTTTGATGGCACAGATTGCGCGCCACAGTCGCTTAGAAACATCTGGCGCGGACCTGTTGGAGCGATAGTAAAATGAACTCACACCTTACCTTATTCTTGTTTCCAAGCTATAAAATCATAAATGCAAAAATCAGGGTGGCTTGGAACACATCGAAGAAATAGATAAAAAAACAACACAGACCGGTGATGAGTTTGTTGAAAGCCAGGAAATGTACGGATTTGTTTTGCGATCTTTCGTTCGGTCGTATCAGAACAAACCGATGCAAAGCGATATCGTCAAAGCGGTAAGCAGCAAATAAAATGACGGAATTTGGCGCTGTGTTATGATTTGGAAGAATCTTTCATCGTGAACCGCAGCTAGTTCAACTGAATGTTGCTGCTGCTGCCTAAAAATTACTTTCCAGTGATAAATTGACTTCGTACACTCCGTTTTGGTTTTTCTTCCCGGTCTCCTATTTCAATCTAGTTCCAGTTCGTACTTCACTTTTTCTCAGTTTCCTTTTCTCATCCCCCCGTAGCTTACCTCTGTGACAAGACAAGCAACTTCTATATAAAAGCTTGAGCTCCGGGGAAACTTAAGTAGTAAGTGATGGGGAATATGATCGCCGTCGTGTCCCATTACATTAGCAGGGCCGAGAGTGCAAGCAGGAGATGTAAATTCATATTCACCTGAGCACATTGGATTTAAAGAGACTGACAACATCCCAGAACCTCAAATGAGGTGGCTTGACGGATGTGAAGATTTTCCGCCGCATTGACTCAAAtaaaccctgttttttttttcatgagaggGGGCTTTGTATGTTTATCTCTTCATTGGAAGCCACGAAAAAGGACCTGTGGTGCTTCTGGCGGCAAATCCTGAACGATCTGATGTCTCCGGCCACGTGGCCATTGACTGCCATACGTGGGCGACAACTTTaattgcgaagaatttcttagcgaacttcggcgaccttgagcctacctacctatctatctatctatctatctatctatctatctatctatctatctatctatctatctatctatctatctatctatctatctatctatctatctatctatctatctatctatctgtctgtctgtctgtctgtctgtctgtctgtctgtctgtctgtctgtctgtctgtctatctatctatctatctatctatctatctatctatctatctatctatctatctatctatctatctatctatctatctatctatctatctatctatctatctatctgtctgtctgtctgtctgtctgtctgtctgtctgtctgtctatctatctatctatctatctatctatctatctatctatctatctatctatctatctatctatctatctatctatctatctatctatctatctatctatctatctatctatctatctatctatctacgacatttagctctcctggccatttcgataatgatattgataccaaacttggtatgccataacatgactgtatgaagaacatattcgactagtcataacattgaAATCAAtacatgtatgtcattaatgtcacGATTAACATGTCTTGGTCCTGCAGTTGttgtggtagtttcgttcacatggcatgttgcaaaactggtatggtaggacatgGCTGTCCAGTGAACGCaagagacagaccctaacatgaaaatcatgacatgcatgtcatgtaacaacatgactgcatgccacgcttatgatgcactcgcggccgtttcgctggcgtcacatgtaccacatttggtattacagtacctgaatggatgatgaaggtatgtgactggtgcaaacatgataatcatgagatgcgtgtcatgtgagaacataacaacatgccacagtcaaggcgccagtacatgcCAACGTGACacagtgcgcgtgctcaccggcattcgtttcgtcgcgtcacgctgacgGTGCCTCGCCAGacaccggtcttgccatatactcgcaggcgtgctccgctctgcgttgctttgacgcgtgcgcgtttcagcgcatccggcatcactccgtcacgaaaagagggagacgtacTGTTGTCTgggataaggtccctagatggaACAAATtttcaaggtagcgtcactcattgttctcgagccgtcctcctcactctcttgattactcctctttttctctgctaTCCGCGTCTGTttttggtgcattacttgcacgtgatcttgcaaatggctgttggtgttatttattatcatgcaaaaggttcaaaacgagtacgcatgcgcatatggcttcagccggattctcgccgtgaccaaagacaaaatcgtagccagaacataaactgaagaggaggagcgtttcggtgtgcgctaagtcgaccaagattgtttcgccatgctcctTCAATGCAACATCtacgtttttcagcaatgctgcgttgccgtaaacaacagaaaatggtttcgctctcttcaacttacctcgtgctttttattataactgtttattctacgtcttatttcgttccattttgtttcatttacatctattcaccgtagcaacggaacccaaacattcgcttttggatgaaagttttaaaccttctagggggcgcttcaggaacataggcgaagaggaaagggaaaagtgtcgctaccttggaaacttgtttcatctagggaccttagtctgggtagcgcatcggcgcgaaatgcagcatgtcgcgtttcgcaccggttgccgtgaAACCGCGccaatggacgctggtcgcacctggcgtcagactttagAATGCTCGCATTtcactaacgtagcgtcgcta encodes the following:
- the LOC142785156 gene encoding uncharacterized protein LOC142785156, encoding MHVAFEEPGEPALQAPQGANAAGDVKAGSPESATSEALHPGASPWRQLLMVLWKNIYIKRMQRHYTTTLLEIVLMVVLLLGIQDDAVVVEPLVRRGDTYFRPISTYTYWNTQPDMAQITQVYFAPVENRYLARLTHDAMADLRVVHLTGFATEKELVAAMRLQNGTPVHTVALLYTDVAPGDRDSVPVSLHVNFFGGRLPFDVRVNYPQRLLSQPEGPSKEERFPEVNTLLPIMGALQQRHLEYQSIRHNRTTSRMRPVHLQRFPYPTYIEHKDTKNYALVLTRFCVGMLVPFAVFVARLSEEKTSGQLYESVNQEIIRELAFAGSRGADGAVRAQEQARESGSNYAYP